A genomic region of Cannabis sativa cultivar Pink pepper isolate KNU-18-1 chromosome 1, ASM2916894v1, whole genome shotgun sequence contains the following coding sequences:
- the LOC115705507 gene encoding uncharacterized protein LOC115705507 yields the protein MRVLRSRIIVSTETTPKSKTQKTRQQNHNLEPSTPAQNKEPSALSSSRSPNSHPPSDSPAVSMGPESDSVLSSGLMRRHTRRLSSKVVEPDEASGRNRSGGGSKEDEEEAVDHGVLGMDVNNEGGFTLIDENLRVVEDGGEDRGGGEGFGEVGLGSDTGNSGKRKLGIDINSLPLGCEEDGEGSKGVLNLRSGKKVGKRRAEGVDEENEVQDMGDFGKETPEGGEKRKSKLADHGDLSNCLDLIVLDSEEETESLDVNVVEGGSVGGNRKGKRKMSFGSEDENVEEAPTAISNDTHNRRRRFCINKKGKGKWIEYTVDNEVLYGPRKVEKFESILMLANAVALVQEEDRIRNYREDRANMYRERFREIAKENATRFAYFNREEEEEMPAKDFNESDTEDWPGPFSTAMKIIRDRERTSLRRSSSVGSKRAQLIWTPKNSKGKEHECLRPRVPTLTELSTMCLADNADSITSLEFIPDGLKHRLSKLLSDSRRMDGQFFRLLVQGSPTEVRLWDCSWLTEEVFTDSLENFDPSNLAVLQLDQCGRCLPDYILVDTLAKSANYLPALVTLSIRGACRLTDVGLKFLISSTPALRSLNISQCSLLTSSSIDTIAISLGSVLRELYLDDCQGIDAMLMLPAVKNLEQLEVLSLAGMESVCDTFIMEFIRSRGDNIKELILTNCGKLTDSSVKIISETCSGLLAIDLGNVCKLTSSSLVYLANGCQNIRRLRLCRNSFSDKSIAAFLESSGLCLEELSLNNIRKVGCQTALSIGRLRKLNSLDLSWCRNLSDNELGFIVDSCPSLRVLKLFGCTQITNIFLDGHSNPDVQIIGLKMSPVLDNVCWAHPYDAPLRYTSAPSSYL from the exons ATGAGGGTTTTAAGGTCTCGGATAATCGTTTCAACCGAAACCACACCCAAATCCAAAACCCAAAAGACTAGACAACAAAACCACAACTTGGAGCCTTCTACTCCAGCCCAGAACAAGGAGCCCTCTGCGCTTTCTTCCTCTCGCTCCCCCAATTCTCACCCACCTTCCGATTCCCCTGCAGTCTCAATGGGCCCAGAATCGGATTCGGTGTTGTCATCTGGGTTAATGCGGAGGCATACCCGACGACTCTCTTCCAAGGTGGTGGAGCCCGATGAGGCCTCGGGTCGGAATAGGAGTGGTGGTGGCTCGAAAGAAGATGAGGAAGAAGCGGTTGATCACGGGGTTTTGGGTATGGATGTGAATAATGAGGGGGGTTTTACGTTGATTGATGAGAATTTAAGGGTTGTTGAGGATGGAGGTGAAGATAGAGGAGGCGGTGAGGGTTTTGGTGAAGTTGGGTTGGGTTCGGATACGGGAAATTCTGGGAAGAGAAAGTTGGGTATTGATATTAATTCTCTGCCTTTGGGTTGTGAAGAAGACGGTGAAGGAAGTAAAGGGGTTTTGAATTTGCGGTCAGGAAAGAAAGTTGGGAAGAGAAGAGCAGAAGGAGTTGATGAAGAAAATGAAGTTCAAGATATGGGTGATTTTGGTAAAGAAACACCAGAAGGAGGAGAGAAACGAAAGAGTAAGTTGGCCGATCATGGTGATTTGTCGAATTGTCTTGATTTAATTGTGCTGGATTCGGAAGAGGAAACGGAGAGTTTAGATGTGAATGTAGTTGAGGGTGGCAGTGTTGGAGGAAATAGGAAGGGCAAGAGAAAAATGAGTTTTGGAAGTGAAGATGAAAATGTGGAGGAAGCTCCTACTGCCATTAGTAATGATACTCATAATAGGAGAAGGAGATTCTGCATTAACAAAAAAGGGAAGGGAAAGTGGATTGAATATACAGTGGACAATGAGGTCTTGTATGGACCGCGGAAGGTTGAAAAGTTTGAGTCTATTTTAATGCTGGCCAATGCAGTTGCACTTGTTCAAGAAGAGGATAGGATTAGGAATTACAGAGAAGATAGAGCAAATATGTACAGGGAACGGTTCAGAGAAATAGCCAAGGAAAATGCTACTCGATTTGCTTATTTTAATCgcgaagaggaagaagaaatgcCTGCTAAAGATTTTAATGAATCGGATACTGAAGATTGGCCTGGTCCGTTTTCCACTGCCATGAAGATTATTAGAGATCGAGAGAGAACAAGTCTGCGAAGATCTTCTTCTGTTGGGAGCAAACGTGCTCAACTTATATGGACGCCCAAGAACAGTAAAGGTAAAGAACATGAGTGTTTGAGGCCCCGGGTTCCTACGCTTACCGAATTATCTACAATGTGTCTTGCTGACAATGCTGATTCAATCACCTCTCTTGAATTTATCCCGGACGGGTTGAAGCACCGGCTTAGTAAGTTGCTAAGTGATTCTCGAAGGATGGATGGTCAATTTTTTAGATTGCTTGTTCAAGGGTCGCCTACTGAGGTTCGTTTATGGGATTGTTCTTGGCTAACAGAGGAAGTGTTTACAGATTCTTTGGAGAACTTTGATCCGAGCAATTTAGCA GTGCTTCAACTTGATCAGTGTGGACGCTGTCTGCCAGATTATATTTTGGTTGACACCTTAGCCAAGTCAGCAAATTATTTGCCTGCACTAGTTACTTTATCAATTCGTGGGGCATGCCGGCTTACAGATGTTGGACTAAAGTTTCTTATTTCCTCTACACCGGCACTTAGATCTCTTAATATCAGCCAGTGCTCCCTTCTCACCTCTTCTAGTATTGACACTATAGCCATTTCGTTGGGTTCAGTTTTGAGGGAATTGTATCTTGATGATTGCCAGGGCATAGATGCTATGCTTATGCTGCCAGCAGTGAAGAACCTTGAACAATTAGAGGTTTTATCTTTAGCAGGCATGGAAAGCGTTTGCGATACATTTATCATGGAATTTATTAGAAGTCGGGGTGATAATATAAAAGAGCTCATTTTAACTAATTGTGG AAAGTTGACAGATTCTTCAGTGAAGATCATTTCTGAAACATGCTCTGGGTTACTTGCAATCGACCTTGGGAACGTGTGCAAACTGACAAGTTCTTCATTAGTCTATCTTGCAAATGGTTGTCAGAACATTCGAAGATTGAGACTCTGTCGCAATTCTTTCAg TGATAAAAGTATAGCTGCCTTCCTAGAATCATCTGGACTGTGTCTGGAGGAACTGTCTTTGAATAACATCAGGaag GTCGGCTGCCAGACAGCCTTATCGATTGGCCGCTTAAGAAAGCTGAATAGTCTGGATTTGTCGTGGTGCCGGAATTTGTCAGATAATGAATTGGGTTTCATTGTGGATAGTTGTCCATCTCTGAGGGTGCTTAAACTCTTTGGATGTACTCAG ATTACAAATATTTTTCTCGATGGTCACTCAAATCCAGATGTACAGATCATTGGCTTGAAAATGTCTCCTGTTCTTGATAATGTTTGCTGGGCACATCCATATGATGCTCCACTGCGTTATACTAGTGCACCTTCATCTTATCTCTAA